AAAGCAAATCACATCTCAACCATGTGCATACCCTTTATGCGATTCGTTGTGAGCAATCATTACGAAGGTACAATCTGAAAGCAAATCACAACAAGAAACCGACAAACGCAAGTGGATTAAAGGTTGTGAGCAATCATTACGAAGATACAATCTGAAAGCAAATCACAACGGCGAAGCGACATGTTTACGAATGCGTCACGTTGTGAGCAATCATTACGAAGATACAATCTGAAAGCAAATCACAACCGCACAACGTTTTATCCACGAATTGCACAAGTTGTGAGCAATCATTACGAAGATACAATCTGAAAGCAAATCACAACATAAGCGTCGATGTATCGGTAATACTCGAGTTGTGAGCAATCATTACGAAGATACAATCTGAAAGCAAATCACAACAGACCCGAAGTACCCGTGGATTACTTGGGGTTGTGAGCAATCATTACGAAGATACAATCTGAAAGCAAATCACAACATAAAACGCGATAAGGTTACGAAGCGGCTGGTTGTGAGCAATCATTACGAAGATACAATCTGAAAGCAAATCACAACTGAAACACGCCGTTAAGCGCAATCCAGTCGTTGTGAGCAATCATTACGAAGATACAATCTGAAAGCAAATCACAACGCGCTGAGCCCCTAAGCCAAAAAAAGACTGGTTGTGAGCAATCATTACGAAGATACAATCTGAAAGCAAATCACAACCGCTCAATGGCATATCGGCTTTTGGGTGCAGTTGTGAGCAATCATTACGAAGATACAATCTGAAAGCAAATCACAACCATGATTTAGTGCCAGGCACAATTACACTGGTTGTGAGCAATCATTACGAAGATACAATCTGAAAGCAAATCACAACGCAAGCCCGATCATGTTAACTGGCGCATCGTTGTGAGCAATCATTACGAAGATACAATCTGAAAGCAAATCACAACTGCGCCAGAAGTGGCGGCACTGTCTGTGCGTTGTGAGCAATCATTACGAAGATACAATCTGAAAGCAAATCACAACCAGCGTTTGCGTTTCGTTTCCGAATTCGTCGTTGTGAGCAATCATTACGAAGATACAATCTGAAAGCAAATCACAACGAGAAAGGTTACCTTCTCATTCAGAATGTTGTTGTGAGCAATCATTACGAAGATACAATCTGAAAGCAAATCACAACGAATGTTGTATTTTTGTTGAAGTGAAATGCGTTGTGAGCAATCATTACGAAGATACAATCTGAAAGCAAATCACAACTTTTATCGCACAGTTCAGAACGACTTTGTGGTTGTGAGCAATCATTACGAAGATACAATCTGAAAGCAAATCACAACCCGCGCTCATCGTAAACGGTGAACGCGGTGTTGTGAGCAATCATTACGAAGATACAATCTGAAAGCAAATCACAACTGAAGACGAAAACGGAAATGTTCAACCTGTGTTGTGAGCAATCATTACGAAGATACAATCTGAAAGCAAATCACAACTTCAACTCTTTCCACCTTTCACTACCTACAGTTGTGAGCAATCATTACGAAGATACAATCTGAAAGCAAATCACAACTTCGCGCAGTTCGATACCTTCATGTTCGTAGTTGTGAGCAATCATTACGAAGATACAATCTGAAAGCAAATCACAACCCAGACGGCACAATTGTACACGAAGTTATTGTTGTGAGCAATCATTACGAAGATACAATCTGAAAGCAAATCACAACTAACCGCTGAATATTGTTCAGCGTATGGGTGTTGTGAGCAATCATTACGAAGATACAATCTGAAAGCAAATCACAACGCTGAAATCCGCAAAAACAGTTGATTTTATGTTGTGAGCAATCATTACGAAGATACAATCTGAAAGCAAATCACAACTGTCTGCGTGTTTCTTTTTCCCGGCCATCTGTTGTGAGCAATCATTACGAAGATACAATCTGAAAGCAAATCACAACGCGCGAGCGCATCATGCTTGCGCCGGAGGCGTTGTGAGCAATCATTACGAAGATACAATCTGAAAGCAAATCACAACCCAATAACTAATTCCCCAAAAAAAACCTGACCATCATCACACATAAATACACCACTCACTTAAAAAATCCCTATACCTTTAATCAATCCAAATACATTATAAAAAACATGCCGCTCACCGCTCCCCTCACCGACCTCGAAATTGCCCAGTCAGCCACGATACAACCCATCAACCGCATTGCAGAAAAACTCGGTATTGATACCGAACTGCTTGAACACTACGGAAAATACAAAGCCAAACTGCCGCTTTCGCTTATTGATAATTCGAAGATGGTAAACGGCAAACTCATTCTGGTTACGGCCATTAATCCTACGCCGGCGGGTGAAGGGAAAACAACCGTATCAATCGGACTTACCGAAGGATTGAACCACATTGGCAAAAAGGCAGTTGCGGTATTGCGCGAGCCTTCGCTGGGGCCTGTGTTTGGTATGAAAGGCGGCGCGGCGGGAGGCGGTTACTCGCAGGTGATTCCGATGGAAGATATTAACCTGCATTTTACCGGCGATTTTAATGCAGTGGAGAAGGCCAACAATTTGCTGGCTGCGTTAATCGACAACAACATTCAAAGCAAAACGCGCAGCCTGAATATTGATCCGCGCACGGTGGTGTGGAAACGGGTAATGGATATGAACGACCGCGCGCTGCGACAGATTATTGTGGGGCTTGGCGGTACGGCAAACGGAGTGCCGCGGCAGGATGGTTTCAACATTACACCGGCCTCGGAAGTAATGGCGATTTTGTGTCTGGCCGAAAGCTTTGACGATTTGAAAAATAAGCTCGGCAATATCTTCGTAGGCTTTACCTACGACAAAAAACCGGTGTATGCGCGCGATCTGAAGGCCGAAGGGGCAATGGCCATTTTGCTGAAAGACGCCATTAAGCCCAACCTGGTGCAAACGCTCGAAGGCAACGCGGCTATTTTGCATGGTGGTCCGTTTGCAAATATTGCGCAGGGCACAAACACACTGCTGGCCACGCGTATGGGTCTTTCGCTGGGCGATTATGCCGTAACCGAAGCGGGTTTTGGTGCTGATCTTGGTGCCGAGAAGTTTATGAATATCAAGTGCGGTTATGGTAATCTGGCGCCCGCTGCCATTGTGCTGGTGGCTACCATACGCGCATTGCGGCATCACGGCGGCGCGCGCAAAGAGGAATACAATACAGCTTCTGTGGAACGTGTGGGTGCCGGCTTTGCCAACCTTGAAAAACATATTGAAAACTGCCGCAAGTTTGGAATTACGCCCGTGGTGGCACTCAACCGTTTTGCCAGCGACAGTGCCGAAGAAATTGCACTGGTGGTTGAGCGTTGTGCGGCACTGGGCGTGAAAGCCGTGGAATGCGCATGCTGGGCACAGGGCGGCGAAGGCAGCGCAGCACTTGCACAGGCGGTGGTCGAAAACATTGAAGCCGGCGGCAATACATTTAAGCGTCTTTACAACTGGCAAAGCAGCACCGAAGAAAAAATAGCCACCATTGCCACCGAAATTTACGGCGCTTCAGAAGTAGAATACACCAGCAGTGCCAGGGCATCGCTGCGCACCATACGCGAACTTGGTCTTGATAGCCTGCCGGTGTGCATGGCCAAAACACAGAAATCATTTTCCGACGATGAAACCAAAACCGGAAGGCCGGAGAATTTCAGCATTACTGTACGCGAATTTGAATTTGCGGCCGGCGCCGGTTTTGTGATTCCCATTATTGGCGATATGATGCGCATGCCCGGACTGCCCGCCACGCCTGCATCAGAAGGAATGGACATTGACGCAGGCGGAAAAATTACGGGGCTTTCGTAAATGCAGATTGAAGCGGAGATAACACGGATCAGAAAAACATTACACACAAATTTGTACTTTGTATTGTGCTATTGCAGCAAACATACAAATGGAAAATATCCTCATTCAGCATTACAAAACACCGGTTGGCGAACTCATACTCGGCAGCTTTCAAAACCAGCTTTGTCTGGCCGACTGGCGCTACCGCAAAATGCGCACATCAGTTGACGAGCGCATACAAAGCAAACTGAATGCCGTTTACGCAGAAGGCGAAAGCGATGTACTGAATGAAACACGCAAACAGCTTGAGGCTTATTTCTCAGGCACACTGCGCAGTTTTGATCTCCCGCTTTTACTTGCAGGCACTGAATTTCAGCAGCGCGTGTGGCAGGCGCTGTGCAAGGTAAGTTACGGCACTACATCAACCTACCTTGCCCTTTCTGAACAGCTTGGCAACCGTGATGCGATACGCGCAGTAGCTTCGGCAAACGGCGCCAATGCCATTTCAATTATTGTACCCTGCCATCGCATTATCGGCAGTAATGGCGAGCTGGTGGGCTATGCGGGAGGACTTCCCGCCAAACAGAAGCTGCTTGAACTTGAAGGCGCTAAAGCTGTGGCGCTGAATGCTGCACAAACTGCATTGCAGTTTTAAGGACTATAATCAAGCCCGAAATGTGATCTCACACATTTTGTACTTTTGAAGGCATGAATAATGAACTTCGTTTGCGATTCAGTTTGCTGAGCGCCGCTGAGAAAGCTGATTTGCGAAGGCGTTTAAGCGATTCGCCGAAGAGTTTACTGCTGCTCGACTGGCTGCAAAAGAAAGGCAGCAAACCACTGAACACGGTTGAAATTGTGGATGTGCTTTACAACAGCAGTGAAGCTCCTTTTGCCACACGACGCAATCGTTTTTTTAAACTCCGCGCCGAGCTGCTGCGGCTCATGAGCAACGAAACCGAAGGAAAGAGCAACGGCCTGCTTCCGCTCGAAGAGAAACTCCTGCACTGCCGCCAGCTTACCATCGACAAGCAGTTTGGAAATGCCGATACGCACTTGCGGAGTTTAATAGCCGAATGCCGCAGCCGCAATATTTTTGAACTGCTGCCGGAGGCGCTTTTACTGCAAATGCAGTGCGCACAGTCAATCAATCTGGTACATGAAACACCGGCGCTGCTCAGCCAGCTTACCGAGGCACGGCAACTGCTTGATGTATTGCGTCAGCTTCAGGGACTTAACCGGCTTTCGTACTACCACTCAATAAACAACAACGTAGGCGGCATCAATGAGTGCATTGAACAGATGCGCCGTATTATGCTGAGACATCCGCACTGGCCGCGTTTCAGGTTATTGTACCATTTCACGGCATTCAACAATCGTGTGGCACATCCATCCATAAACAGCCGCAATGTAATGCACCACCATAAGCAGGTAAAACTGCTGGCACGCGAATTTCCGGATATGCCGTGCATGAACTACGAAAAAAATGGAGCTGCATTGCTGCAACAATACCTGCTTAACGGCGAAGCCACCTGGCTCTTTCTGCGTGGCAAAATATCAGAAAGTTATGCCCGGTTTAAGCAATGCTGGGAATTGCAGGAACGCCTTCAGGGTACGCGAAGCATTTTAACCGACAGTTATTTCAACAACCGTATTTCAGTGGAAACTGCTGCCGGTTATTTTTCCGAAGCCCTGAAAACAGCCAGCGCATACATGGAATTTCTAAACAGCCAGCACAATCAGGAACGTAAACTCATGGGCGTGGCTGTGCTCACCAACATATACACCTACGCGTGGCCCAAACACAAAGCGCCTGATCCTGATTTCCTGCTTCGCGGACTGAACAACTATGCGCGGCTTCTTCAAAAAAACGAAAATCCCCAATTAGCCACACTTCAGGCCACTCAGGCTATTTTTGCCTTTCAGTGTGCACAGTGGAAACTGGCACAAAAGCTGGCCGTACTCCCGCACGTGAAGCAGCTTTTTACAACCAGCGGCATCGGAGCATACAATAAACTGCTGCTCATGCATCCCGGAACACCACGCGCGGAAATAAAAAAACTGAAACAGGAAATTGAAACCGCACTGTTTAATCCGCACCAGCCAATTGTAACGTTCTCAAACGAACGGGCACTGCGCATGATTGCTTTTTTGCAACAACAGTAGTACGCTTAGCAGTTACTGATTGTTATCATTTTTCATGTTGACTGCCCTCATGCACTAGCTGAATGCGGGCCAATACCTTTATGCTGTAATTCAATCACACTACAAACCAATACAGCAAAATTATGTCAACAATCACACAAAAATCACTTTACGAACTGCATGCCGAACACCGTGAATGGCTGAGCAAGCTCGCTTTTTATGCGGACGAAATTAAATACATGACCACGCGGCTGCAGGAAGTAACAGTAAAAAATACCGCTCAGGATGTACTGGCTCAGGCTGAGCATTTTCAAAATCAGTTCATCATTCAGAAAAATCACATCGACAATCTGAACCATGAAATTAAAGTACAGGAGCAGGCAATTGTAAACAACATCAACAACAATCCCATAGCCAGTGATCACCGCAAGGCCGACGACCATGCCGCGGAACGGGATGCCATTATGCAATTCGAAAAACTTTTCGGCGAAATGCGCAAAGAGTTCCTGAGCTGGCTCGGAAAGGTAATGTAAGCTGCTTTAATTTGATCATACTGTGTTCGGGCTGAATCGGACAAACAGTAAAAAATACAGTTGAAGCTGTAGTGTGTCCGGAGCTTTGTAACCTCCGGTATAGAGAACCGGGTCTGTATTCAGACCGGTTCTCTTTTTTATGCGGATTGTGTTTGAATGAAATTAATCCGGAACCGGTGCCGCTTGTTTTTTGGAGAAGTGAAAGCCAAGCCCGCCCGAAAACCGTAACTCTGTAAAGGCAACCGCCGGCCTGTATTCGGAGAAATGTTTACCGTATGCATAATTTACCTCGGCAAACACATAGAACCATTGCTCGGCAAATACCCGAAAACCAAGATGCGGCATGAACAGCGGATTTATTGCCGGTGCTGAGGAAAGCGAAGAAAGTGATGTTTGGAGTTCTGAATAGGTGAAACCAACTCCGAAACCGGCATAAGGATCAAAAGCCTTGCCGTGTGTAAAATGGAAAGAAGGTCCGGCAGAGAAGGAATTATGCGAATCGAAAATACGTAAGGGATTTGATGAAGGCAAAAGCACAAACGCATCGCCGCGAAGTGAAACGTGTGTATCAATAAACACAAATGCCTGACCGTGCAGGTAATAATTTGATTTTGGCTGATTGACCATTACACCGGGTGCAAACGTGGCCATAAGTCCGAAAACCGGTGAATACACCGTTTTAATTTCGCGACCTTTATCGGTCTGTTGTTCTTGTGCAAATGCAGGCAGTGAACTGCACACACAAAACAGAAGGAGAATGTGCTTTACCATAAATCTGCAATACGGAAGTTGGCACTGAGGGTGAGCAGTAAATGTCCTTCAGGACTGAAGCCTTTGTGCTCTTCGATGTGAAGTGTTTTTATGCCCTGCACTTCTTCCACGTGCGCGTGTACATCGTCGCCGAGGTGCATCATGTATTGTGCGCTGAACGAAAGATCAGTTCGTGTGCCGAGGTTGAGATGTACTCCCGCACCGGCCTGCACGGCTGAGCTCCAGCGTTTGGCTTCGGCATACACCGGTACTGTGGACGAACGAATCCAGGTATAGTCAAAACAATGCCCGGCCAGAAAATAAGGTGTAAGGAGGCGGTAGCTTATTTTCTTTGGCGTTCCGGCTGCATCGCCCGGAGCAGAAGTAAACACTTCCGGCTCACGCAGGTAAAACATTACCGACCAGCCAATGTGTGCGTCGGTACGGTGTCCGATTCCGTCAATGTCGGTGTTGATATAATCGGCAAACCATTCGGTATTGATCAGCCGCAGTAACCGCAACCTGAACTGTCCGCCCACACCCATTCCCGGACTGCCGGCCTGTGTAAACAAACTGCTTGTGGTGCGGATGCCGAGAGAAAACCCACCGCCATATTTTTGCTGCGCAAACGCAGGCAATGTCAGGCACACCAGCCCGCTAATCACTAACAAACGCTTCATCTGAACAATGTATTGCATGATTTGTGAAATGCAGTACTATTATTTTAAGACGGTTAAAACAAGCCGGGTTGCCTTGATGATCAGTCGCGGAGGTAAATATTGATATACAGTTTCCCATCTACCCTTACCACCTGAAAACGGGAAATGGAATTGTAAGGAAACAAATGCACCTCTTCGGCCTTATCGTTTTTATAATAGGTCATTTTAAGTGAATTATCAGTAAGCGAAAATCCGTTACGGGCATTTTCAGCAGGAAACTTTTTATACGTTGCCGTGGTGCGTGAATGCGAGCCGTCGGTATAAAACGCAATGGTGTTTCCAACATACAGCTGCTCCACATCGGCAATGTTGGCGCCAATTTCATCAAATGCCGCCTGAGCCTGAGCTTTAGTTACCTGAGCCTGCGCAATGAGGGTAAAGAGGAAGATTCCGGCAAAAAGAAAAATTACTTTTTTCATCTGAATATTTAGATTGATTCAGAACGTAAGGTAACGATATTTTGCAAAATATATTTTCTGAAAATGCAGGTATCAAATAAACGCAAACAGGAATTGACTAACTTAACCGTATATTATTTTAGTGATGAAAAAAGCAGAACCGCGTAAGCATTATCATTATTTTATCGGTGGCCGGAAAGGACATAAAGTACAGGTAACCGAAAGTGAGCAGCACCTGATTATCGGCGGTCGTTTTGATACGCTGGAAGCCTGCATACAAGGAACCGAATCGAAAAAGCTGCTGCAATCGTTTTACCTTGTTGATGCGCTGCCGGAATCGAACACGTTTATTTTGCGCGTGCGCAGCGCATTGCCCGAAAAAGCAATTGAGATACGCAATAAAGCGCGCGCACTTTTCCCGAACGAAAAAGGCAATCAAATACGCTTTGCAGGCCGTTTATATACCGACAGTCTTTCGAACCGGCCGGCAGTTTATACACAGGCATTTTTCATTAAGTTTCATCATGCCGTGAGCCGCGAACGTTGCCTGCAATTACTCAAACGGCACGATCTGAAAGTAGCACATACCTTCCGGTTTGCAGAGAATGCATTTTACGTCAAGCCTTCAACCGGCCGCCAGCACAGGGCATCATGGATATTCCGCAAAGCCGGGCAAATGCTTGAGTTGCCTGAGGTTGAATGCGGCCACCCCGAAATTATCCGCGTAAAAGGCTGGCGCGCTACCATGAGCAGGCGCTGGCATCTGGAAGAAGTACGTGTGGGCAAACGTAAACTGAATGCACACGTTTCGGCTACCGAAGTGCATAAGCAGGGCATTACAGGAAAAGGCACTACCATTGCCATTATCGACGACGGGGTGGATATTTATCACCCTGAACTTCGCGGCAAGGTGGTGCATCCGTACAATGTAATGGACCGCAGCACCGATGTAATTGCCGAAGATATTTCGCTTGGACATGGTACGTGCTGCGCCGGTGTGGCATTGGCTGCAGGCCGCAAACATGTAAAAGGTGTGGCACCGGGGGCAATGCTTATGCCGATCCGCTGCGAGGCGAATCTTGGCTCTGTAGAAGAAGTAATGGCGATTGAATGGGCGGTGAAAAAAGGCGCCGATATTATTTCGTGCAGCTGGGGCGCCGAAGACGGACGCTGGTACAACACCGAAGATCCGCTCCACAACGAAATAACCCTGCTGCCTGATATGATGCGGCTTGTGGTGCAGTATGCAGTGCAGAAAGGCCGGAAAGGCAAAGGCTGCGTGATAACCTGGGCTGCCGGAAACGGCAACGAACCGGCCGATAACGATGGCTACGCCTCGAACGAAAATGTAATTACTGTGGCCGCCTGCAACGACAGAAGCTTACGCAGCATTTACAGCGACTATGGAAAAAGCATCTGGTGCTGTTTCCCCAGCAGCGATTTCGGAAACAGGCTGCTCGAACATCCAAACCCCATCACCACCGGCATCTGGACCACCGACAGGCGCGGTAAAGCGGGCGATAATAAGCGCGGCGACTATACCGCCACCTTCGGCGGCACATCAAGCGCATGCCCCGGTGTGGCCGGTGTGTGCGCACTCATGCTCGAAGCCAATCCGCGTTTAACTGCACAGGAATTGAAAGAAATTATCCGCCACACCTGCGATAAAATTGATACTGACCACGGACACTACGACCGGCACGGACACAGCCACTGGTATGGCTACGGACGCATTAATGCCGCGCGCGCGGTAGAAGCTGCGCGGCAAAAAGCACACCAAAAATTACCTGTAAATTAATGCATTGCCGTTTCGTGTTGTTGCACGTCTTACCTACTTTTGTGCAATGATTACCCGCGCCATACACACCGCCTGCAAAACCGCCCGCGAACGCAACTGGACACGCATCTACTGGGCGGTTGACATACACGGCACCATGATGCCGCCCACACACCGCGGCGGCCAATTGCCCGATACATTTTACAACCACGCCCGCGAAGTACTGCAACTGGCTTCGAAACGCGATGACATTTGCCTGATACTTTACACCTGTTCACACAATCACGAAATAGAACAGTACTTAACACTGTTCCGCGAACACGATATTCATTTCGATTTTGTAAACGAAAATCCCGAAGTGCAAAACACGTCCTACGGCAACTACGACCGCAAGCCGTATTTCAATGTACTGTTTGAAGACAAAGCCGGTTTTGACCCGGAGAACGACTGGTTGGAGGTGCTGGAATTATTGCGTGATCCGGCGGGAATGCAATGGTGAGGTAATGAAAATCTTAAATTAAATGTCACAGCACATTATATCATAACCTTAACTACAATCCCCCAACAACCGACCAATTAACCCCAACAACCGAAAAAATTTTACTTTTCAAACTGTTCACAGTATATTGAAGCATCAAAAACACTGTGACCATGACTTTTGACCAGTCGGCACAAACGCCCTCTACATTCAGCCTTTCGCCCTACTCGGGGCCGTGGACAGAGGCTGAAGCCGCTCACCTGCTTCGCCGCACCCTGTTTGGCCCTACTTACCAGCAAATACAGGATGCCGTGGCCGCCGGAATGAATGCCACACTGAGTACGCTCCTCACCATTCCGCCGCTCAATCCGCCTGTAGCGTGGGACAGCGACGAAGCTGTGGTGCCGCAGGGACAAACATGGGTAAACAGCGTATATCCAAGCGGCGACACACAGCCTACAGAGAATGCCCGCAAACGTTCGCTGGTTACCTGGCTCATGGAGCGCATCAATACCGAGCAGGTGAGTATTGCGGAAAAAATGTGCCTGTTCTGGCAAAATCACTTTGCCTGCGAAGCCGCATTCGACTCGCGCGCTACCTACAATTACCTCATGCTGATACGCCAGCATGCACTCGGCAATTTCAAGCAACTGGTGAAAGACATGACCATTGATCCCACCATGCTGCTTTTTCTCGATGGCAATACAAACACTGTAAACAACCCCAACGAAAACTACTCGCGCGAGCTGCTTGAGCTTTACACCATTGGCAAAGGCCTTCAGGTAAGCACCGGCGACTACACCACTTACACCGAAGGCGATGTGGCCGAAGGCGCTAAAATTCTTACCGGCTGGAAAATAGAAGGCTTGCGCAGCGATACAATTACTTCGCCCTATGCCGTTTTTGTAACCAACCGCCACGACCAGACCAATAAAACACTTTCGGCGCGTTTGGGTAATGCGGTAATTACAGCCAACGGCGCTCAGGAATACAGCGATTACATTGACGTAATTTTTGCACAGCCGAATTTTGCCGAATACATCTGCAAAAAAATTTACCGCTATTTCGTCAACTTCGATCTCACGCCCACCGTGATGAGCGATGTAATTGCCGACATGGCACAAACACTGGTGAGCAACAATTTCAATGTACTTCCGGTGATTCAGCAGTTGCTGAGCAGTGCACATTTTTACGACATGGCTGTGCGCGGCTCCATCATACGCAGCCCGCTCGAAATGTTTTTTGGCATGTACAACGCCACCGGTTCGGTGCCCGGCTACGATCTTGAAACCAACCATAAAATCTGGCTGCGCATTCATTGGTCGGCCGATGCGGCGGGGCAGGATTACCTTGCTCCGCCAAACGTGGGCGGCTGGCCGGCTTACTATCAGGCGCCTTCGTTTTCGCGGCTTTGGGTGAGTTCGAGCAACCTCAAACTGCGTTTCGACTTTGCGGCCTGGCAAACTTCGTGGGGCGGATTTACAGTAAACGGAAATCCGTTTGGCGTGGATGTGCTCAACTACTTAGCCAACCTCCCGCAGCCCGACGATCCGGTGGCCATTGTGGAACACAGCTGCGTGGTGTTTTGTCCCAAGCCCGTGCCGCAGTTAGATAAACTCGTACTCAAAACCATACTTTGCAACGGCCTGCCCGACTTTGAGTGGACCGTGCAATACAACGATTACGTAGCCAATCCGGGCGATCCGGTTTACTCCGATCCGGTGCGGCGGCAGCTGGCATATATGCTCACACGCCTGTTTAAATTCCCGCAATTCCAAACCTTCTGATACATCAGGCCATGACAATGAAACGAAGTGATTTTATCAGGCTGATGTCAGTGGGTTCGCTGGCATTGCCTTCGGTAATGAAAGGCATGAAAGTGCAGCCGGTAATGCAGCCGTTGTTTACCACCTCGGTAAATGCACAGGACCGGGTGCTTGTGCTGATACGGCTGAATGGCGGAAACGACGGACTCAATACACTCATTCCGCTCGATCAGTATGCACACCTTGCCATACAGCGCCCCAATGTGGTGCTGCCCGAATCATCGCTGCTGAAAATTACCGACACACTGGCTTTTCATCCGGCAATGACCGGCATGGAATATCTGTTTGATACCGGCCGTGTGGGCATTGTACAAAATGTAGGTTATCCCGAACAAAACCGCTCACACTTCCGCTCCATGGACATCTGGTCAACCGGCATGCTGGATGCGGCAGCTACCACAGGCTGGATGGGCCGTTACTTCGATGCCAACTGGCCCGGCTTCCCTACTGCCTATCCCAATGCCGACCAGCCCGACCCGTTTGCGATTACGATGGGTTACGAAGTATCGTCAACCTGCCAGGGGCTGATGGCCAATTTCTCGCATGCCATTACCGATCCGTTTGAGTCGTACAACCTCGATCCGGCCGGCATTGTAAACGATGGTACGTATTACGGCTCGCACATGGAGTTTCTGGCTACACTCATTGACCAGACCAATGCTTACGGCCAGCAGATTTACAATTCGGCCAACGCCGGAAATTCGCTGAGCAACCTGTACGACCCTGACAACGAGCTGGCCGTGCAACTCCGCTACATTGCACAAATGATTTCGGGCGGACTGAAAACCAAAGTGTATATCGTAAACATAAACGGTTTTGATACGCACGATTCGCAGGTAACAGAAAACGATAGTACTGTGGGCGAACATGCCACCCTGCTCAAAACCTTGTCTGACGCTATACGCGCGTTTATGGACGATATACGTTTGCTTGGTCTCGAAGACCGTGTGGCCGGCATGACGTTCTCCGAATTCGGGCGGCAGATTGCATCCAACTACAGCCTCGGCACCGATCACGGCGATGCGGCTCCGCTATTCCTTTTCGGAAACTGTTTAAATAATTCAGTACTCGGCCACAACCCCGCAATCCCCGACCAGATTACCGAGCAGGCCGGACTGCCCATGGCCATTGATTTCCGCGATGTATATGCATCCATGCTCAAAGACTGGTTTGAAGTGGATGTAAATCAGATACAAAGTTTCTTTGAGCATCAGGTTACATTTTATCCGCTCATGGGCAACTGCAACCGTGGCACGGTAAACGAAAACGGCGATGCGGTTGTACTTGTGTATCCCAATCCCTGCGCACAATACGCCACCATCCGTTTCGACTGCCAAAACGAATGGGTACGCGTGGAACTGCTCGATCTCAATGCAAGACTCATTCAGGTGCTGATTGACGGTAACCTCAGCAGCGGCATGCACAACGTACCGGTAGAACTTGAACGGCT
The sequence above is drawn from the Bacteroidota bacterium genome and encodes:
- a CDS encoding formate--tetrahydrofolate ligase, which translates into the protein MPLTAPLTDLEIAQSATIQPINRIAEKLGIDTELLEHYGKYKAKLPLSLIDNSKMVNGKLILVTAINPTPAGEGKTTVSIGLTEGLNHIGKKAVAVLREPSLGPVFGMKGGAAGGGYSQVIPMEDINLHFTGDFNAVEKANNLLAALIDNNIQSKTRSLNIDPRTVVWKRVMDMNDRALRQIIVGLGGTANGVPRQDGFNITPASEVMAILCLAESFDDLKNKLGNIFVGFTYDKKPVYARDLKAEGAMAILLKDAIKPNLVQTLEGNAAILHGGPFANIAQGTNTLLATRMGLSLGDYAVTEAGFGADLGAEKFMNIKCGYGNLAPAAIVLVATIRALRHHGGARKEEYNTASVERVGAGFANLEKHIENCRKFGITPVVALNRFASDSAEEIALVVERCAALGVKAVECACWAQGGEGSAALAQAVVENIEAGGNTFKRLYNWQSSTEEKIATIATEIYGASEVEYTSSARASLRTIRELGLDSLPVCMAKTQKSFSDDETKTGRPENFSITVREFEFAAGAGFVIPIIGDMMRMPGLPATPASEGMDIDAGGKITGLS
- a CDS encoding methylated-DNA--[protein]-cysteine S-methyltransferase; the protein is MENILIQHYKTPVGELILGSFQNQLCLADWRYRKMRTSVDERIQSKLNAVYAEGESDVLNETRKQLEAYFSGTLRSFDLPLLLAGTEFQQRVWQALCKVSYGTTSTYLALSEQLGNRDAIRAVASANGANAISIIVPCHRIIGSNGELVGYAGGLPAKQKLLELEGAKAVALNAAQTALQF
- a CDS encoding S8 family serine peptidase, whose protein sequence is MKKAEPRKHYHYFIGGRKGHKVQVTESEQHLIIGGRFDTLEACIQGTESKKLLQSFYLVDALPESNTFILRVRSALPEKAIEIRNKARALFPNEKGNQIRFAGRLYTDSLSNRPAVYTQAFFIKFHHAVSRERCLQLLKRHDLKVAHTFRFAENAFYVKPSTGRQHRASWIFRKAGQMLELPEVECGHPEIIRVKGWRATMSRRWHLEEVRVGKRKLNAHVSATEVHKQGITGKGTTIAIIDDGVDIYHPELRGKVVHPYNVMDRSTDVIAEDISLGHGTCCAGVALAAGRKHVKGVAPGAMLMPIRCEANLGSVEEVMAIEWAVKKGADIISCSWGAEDGRWYNTEDPLHNEITLLPDMMRLVVQYAVQKGRKGKGCVITWAAGNGNEPADNDGYASNENVITVAACNDRSLRSIYSDYGKSIWCCFPSSDFGNRLLEHPNPITTGIWTTDRRGKAGDNKRGDYTATFGGTSSACPGVAGVCALMLEANPRLTAQELKEIIRHTCDKIDTDHGHYDRHGHSHWYGYGRINAARAVEAARQKAHQKLPVN
- a CDS encoding DUF1800 domain-containing protein; its protein translation is MTFDQSAQTPSTFSLSPYSGPWTEAEAAHLLRRTLFGPTYQQIQDAVAAGMNATLSTLLTIPPLNPPVAWDSDEAVVPQGQTWVNSVYPSGDTQPTENARKRSLVTWLMERINTEQVSIAEKMCLFWQNHFACEAAFDSRATYNYLMLIRQHALGNFKQLVKDMTIDPTMLLFLDGNTNTVNNPNENYSRELLELYTIGKGLQVSTGDYTTYTEGDVAEGAKILTGWKIEGLRSDTITSPYAVFVTNRHDQTNKTLSARLGNAVITANGAQEYSDYIDVIFAQPNFAEYICKKIYRYFVNFDLTPTVMSDVIADMAQTLVSNNFNVLPVIQQLLSSAHFYDMAVRGSIIRSPLEMFFGMYNATGSVPGYDLETNHKIWLRIHWSADAAGQDYLAPPNVGGWPAYYQAPSFSRLWVSSSNLKLRFDFAAWQTSWGGFTVNGNPFGVDVLNYLANLPQPDDPVAIVEHSCVVFCPKPVPQLDKLVLKTILCNGLPDFEWTVQYNDYVANPGDPVYSDPVRRQLAYMLTRLFKFPQFQTF